One stretch of Nicotiana tabacum cultivar K326 chromosome 18, ASM71507v2, whole genome shotgun sequence DNA includes these proteins:
- the LOC142172466 gene encoding uncharacterized protein LOC142172466, whose product MSVGLILTGMDNYTLWSRAMKWAAFKERFDKVNGLRLYYLHKEIFAMTQGMCSVSTYFTKLRDLWAEYDSILPPPLAAEYVEQLEYQRLLQFLVGLSDSFEQARSQILLMTTLPSINKAYAMVVQDESRRMITGANYGNAGNIEPTTLFTAQSRNKQRRNYSLECDFCHLKGHTRKDCYKLMKCDFCNKTGHLKDKCYKSVGYPPDFKPRGKANAALLSEQSQTTQVPSQQTSNGTVPA is encoded by the exons ATGTCGGTAGGGCTTATACTAACTGGAATGGATAATTACACTCTCTGGAGTCGAGCTATGAAG TGGGCTGCATTCAAGGAACGTTTTGATAAAGTAAATGGATTGAGATTGTACTATCTGCACAAGGAGATCTTCGCTATGACTCAGGGAATGTGTTCTGTTTCTACCTATTTTACAAAGCTCAGAGATCTGTGGGCAGAGTATGACTCCATTTTACCACCACCTCTAGCAGCTGAGTATGTTGAGCAGTTGGAATATCAACGTTTGTTGCAATTTCTCGTGGGATTAAGTGATAGCTTTGAACAAGCTAGAAGTCAGATCCTCTTAATGACTACCTTGCCGTCTATCAACAAAGCATATGCCATGGTAGTTCAAGATGAAAGCAGGAGGATGATTACTGGTGCCAATTATGGAAATGCAGGGAATATTGAGCCTACTACTCTATTTACTGCACAATCACGAAACAAGCAAAGAAGAAATTATAGTTTGGAGTGTGACTTTTGCCATCTAAAAGGACATACTCGAAAAGATTGCTATAAACTAATGAAATGTGATTTTTGTAATAAAACAGGACATTTGAAGGACAAATGCTACAAAAGCGTGGGTTATCCTCCAGATTTCAAGCCAAGGGGAAAGGCAAATGCTGCCCTATTGAGTGAACAGTCTCAAACCACACAGGTGCCTAGTCAACAAACAAGCAATGGGACAGTACCAGCCTAA